The Pseudomonas sp. R4-35-07 genome contains a region encoding:
- the tssC gene encoding type VI secretion system contractile sheath large subunit — MTDNTVREGASNLGATEETSEFASLLMQEFKPKTERAREAVETAVRTLAEQALAQTDLVSNDAIKSIESIIAAIDAKLTAQVNQIIHHQDFQQLESAWRGLHYLVNNTESDEQLKIRVLNISKPDLHKTLKKFKGTAWDQSPIFKKMYEEEYGQFGGEPYGCLVGDYYFDQSPPDVELLGELSKVCAAMHSPFIAAASPTVMGMGSWQELSNPRDLTKIFTTPEYAGWRSLRESEDSRYIGLTMPRFLARLPYGAKTDPVEAFAFEENTDGADSSKYTWANAAYAMAVNINRSFKHYGWCSRIRGIESGGEVENLPAHTFPTDDGGVDMKCPTEIAISDRREAELAKNGFMPLLHKKNTDFAAFIGAQSLQKPAEYDDPDATANANLAARLPYLFATCRFAHYLKCIVRDKVGSFKEKDEMQRWLQDWILNYVDGDPAHSTETTKAQHPLAAAEVIVEEVEGNPGYYNSKFYLRPHYQLEGLTVSLRLVSKLPSAKSA, encoded by the coding sequence ATGACTGACAATACCGTTCGCGAAGGCGCGTCCAACCTGGGCGCCACCGAAGAGACCAGCGAGTTCGCCTCGCTGTTGATGCAAGAATTCAAGCCCAAGACCGAGCGCGCCCGCGAAGCCGTGGAAACCGCCGTGCGCACCCTGGCCGAACAGGCTTTGGCGCAAACCGACCTGGTGTCCAACGACGCGATCAAGTCGATCGAATCGATCATCGCCGCCATCGACGCCAAGCTCACCGCCCAGGTCAACCAGATCATCCACCATCAGGATTTCCAGCAGCTGGAAAGCGCCTGGCGTGGCCTGCACTACCTGGTCAACAACACCGAGAGCGATGAGCAGCTGAAGATTCGCGTGCTCAACATCTCCAAGCCGGACCTGCACAAGACCTTGAAGAAATTCAAAGGCACGGCGTGGGACCAGAGCCCGATCTTCAAGAAGATGTACGAAGAAGAATACGGCCAGTTCGGCGGCGAACCTTACGGCTGCCTGGTAGGCGACTACTACTTCGACCAGTCGCCGCCCGATGTGGAATTGCTGGGCGAGCTGTCGAAAGTCTGCGCCGCCATGCACTCGCCATTCATCGCTGCGGCTTCGCCGACCGTGATGGGCATGGGCTCGTGGCAGGAACTGTCGAACCCGCGCGACCTGACCAAGATCTTCACCACCCCGGAATACGCCGGCTGGCGTTCGCTGCGTGAATCGGAAGATTCGCGCTACATCGGCCTGACCATGCCACGCTTCCTGGCGCGCCTGCCGTACGGCGCCAAGACCGACCCGGTGGAAGCCTTCGCCTTCGAAGAAAACACCGACGGCGCCGACAGCTCCAAGTACACCTGGGCCAACGCCGCGTACGCGATGGCGGTGAACATCAACCGTTCGTTCAAGCACTACGGCTGGTGCTCGCGCATCCGTGGCATCGAGTCCGGCGGTGAAGTGGAAAACCTGCCGGCCCACACGTTCCCGACCGACGACGGTGGCGTGGACATGAAGTGCCCGACCGAAATCGCCATCAGCGACCGCCGTGAAGCGGAACTGGCGAAGAACGGTTTCATGCCGCTGCTGCACAAGAAAAACACCGACTTCGCCGCGTTCATCGGCGCCCAGTCGTTGCAGAAACCGGCCGAATACGATGACCCGGACGCTACCGCCAACGCCAACCTGGCCGCGCGCCTGCCGTACCTGTTCGCCACCTGCCGTTTCGCGCACTACTTGAAGTGCATCGTGCGCGACAAGGTCGGCTCCTTCAAAGAGAAGGACGAAATGCAGCGCTGGTTGCAGGACTGGATCCTCAACTACGTCGACGGTGACCCGGCGCACTCCACCGAAACCACCAAGGCCCAGCATCCCTTGGCAGCCGCCGAAGTGATCGTGGAAGAAGTGGAAGGCAACCCGGGGTACTACAACTCCAAGTTCTACCTGCGCCCGCACTACCAGCTCGAAGGGCTGACGGTGTCGTTGCGTTTGGTATCGAAGCTGCCTTCGGCCAAGAGCGCTTAA
- a CDS encoding type VI secretion system tube protein Hcp, which produces MAVDIFIKIGDIKGESMDKAHKDEIDVLNWSWGMAQSGNMHVGGGGGAGKVNIQDLSLTKYVDKASPNLMMHCASGKHIDKVKLTVRKAGGESQVEYMVINLEEVLVTSLSTGGSGTDDRLTENVTLNFAQVMVDYQPQKADGTKDGGAIKFGWNIRSNTKR; this is translated from the coding sequence ATGGCTGTTGATATTTTCATCAAGATCGGCGACATCAAGGGCGAGTCCATGGACAAGGCCCACAAGGACGAGATCGACGTGCTGAACTGGAGCTGGGGCATGGCCCAGTCCGGCAACATGCATGTGGGCGGTGGCGGCGGCGCGGGCAAGGTGAATATCCAGGACCTGTCGCTGACCAAATACGTCGACAAGGCGTCGCCGAACCTGATGATGCACTGCGCCAGCGGCAAGCACATCGACAAGGTCAAGCTGACCGTGCGCAAGGCCGGTGGCGAAAGCCAGGTCGAGTACATGGTGATCAACCTGGAAGAAGTCCTGGTGACCTCGCTGAGCACCGGCGGTTCGGGCACCGATGACCGCCTGACCGAGAACGTCACCCTGAACTTCGCCCAAGTGATGGTCGACTACCAGCCGCAGAAAGCCGACGGCACCAAAGACGGCGGCGCGATCAAGTTTGGCTGGAACATCCGTTCCAACACCAAGCGCTGA
- the tssE gene encoding type VI secretion system baseplate subunit TssE translates to MVTEIASRDRLQPSLLDRLTDDDPTNPKESADKRVLSLTQLKASVLRDLAWLLNTTSLLDADATLHTPAGTSVVNYGLPALAGNSVSSVDIKALEALIYQAIATFEPRILRHTLRVKARVGQGEMNHNALSFEIEGDLWAQPVPLRLLLQTDLDLESGHVRVVNADQRRRP, encoded by the coding sequence GTGGTAACTGAAATCGCTTCCCGCGACCGTCTGCAACCGTCCCTGCTGGACCGGCTGACCGACGACGACCCAACCAATCCCAAGGAAAGCGCGGACAAACGCGTGCTGTCCCTGACCCAATTGAAAGCCTCGGTATTGCGCGACCTGGCGTGGCTGCTCAACACCACGTCGTTGCTCGATGCCGATGCCACGCTGCATACCCCGGCCGGCACCTCGGTGGTCAATTACGGCCTGCCGGCGCTGGCGGGCAACAGCGTTTCCAGCGTAGACATCAAGGCCTTGGAAGCGCTGATCTACCAAGCCATCGCGACGTTCGAGCCGCGCATCCTGCGCCATACGCTGCGCGTCAAAGCCCGCGTCGGCCAGGGTGAAATGAACCACAACGCCTTGAGTTTCGAGATCGAAGGCGACCTGTGGGCCCAGCCGGTGCCGTTGCGCCTGCTGCTGCAAACCGACCTGGACCTGGAGTCCGGCCATGTGCGTGTAGTGAACGCCGACCAACGGAGGCGCCCATGA
- the tssF gene encoding type VI secretion system baseplate subunit TssF, whose product MNPRLLELYNQELHHVRESAAEFAKEYPKIASRLTLSGMDCADPYVERLLEGFAYLTARVQLKLDAEYPTFTHNLLEIAYPHYLAPTPSMTVVQLQTDPDEGSLASGFPLPRDTVLRAALGRETQTCCEYRTAHPVTLWPLQVSNAEYFGNPAAVLGRLAASEPKAKAGLRLTLRTGAELPFNSLDLDNLPLYLSGADEQPFRLYEQLLGNACAVFARKPGGDWVERLPQDALRSRGFDDADAAMPVVARAFQGYRLLQEYFALPHRFLFVEFAELSRAVKRCDGQELELIVLFDRHEPSLEGSVGAAQFLPFCTPAINLFPKRVDRIHLSDRVNEHHVIADRTRPMDFEIHSLSGITGHGTGPEQPFLPFYAVRDPSRYGRDQAYYTVRREPRVLSSDQRRNGPRSTYVGSETFVSLVDSRQAPYRHDLRQLGVTALCTNRDLPLFMSVGNGKTDFTLADSAPVLSVRCVAGPSRPRPSHAHDAKAWRLISQLSLNYLSLSEQGQGAGALRELLRLYGDSNDAALQLQIEGLRDVSSKAVTRRLPMPGPIVFGRGLEITLEFDENAFRGTGVFLLGAVLERFLARYVSINSFTETVIRTTERGEIMRWKAKPGRRPTL is encoded by the coding sequence ATGAACCCGCGCCTGCTGGAGCTGTACAACCAGGAACTGCACCATGTGCGCGAAAGCGCCGCCGAGTTCGCCAAGGAATACCCGAAGATCGCCAGTCGGCTGACCCTGTCCGGCATGGACTGCGCCGACCCGTACGTCGAACGCCTGCTCGAGGGCTTTGCCTACCTCACCGCCCGCGTGCAGCTCAAGCTCGACGCCGAGTACCCGACCTTCACCCACAACCTGCTGGAAATCGCCTACCCGCATTACCTGGCGCCCACGCCGTCGATGACCGTGGTGCAACTGCAGACCGACCCCGACGAAGGCTCCCTCGCCAGCGGCTTCCCCCTGCCCCGCGACACAGTACTGCGCGCCGCCCTGGGCCGTGAAACCCAGACCTGCTGCGAGTACCGCACCGCGCACCCGGTGACGCTGTGGCCGTTGCAGGTGAGCAATGCCGAATACTTCGGCAACCCTGCAGCCGTGCTCGGCCGCCTGGCCGCCAGCGAACCGAAAGCCAAGGCCGGCTTGCGCCTGACCCTGCGCACCGGCGCCGAGTTGCCATTCAACAGCCTCGACCTGGATAACCTGCCGCTGTACCTCAGCGGCGCCGATGAGCAACCGTTCCGCCTCTATGAACAATTGCTGGGCAACGCCTGTGCGGTGTTCGCACGCAAGCCCGGCGGTGATTGGGTTGAGCGCTTGCCTCAGGACGCCTTGCGCTCACGGGGCTTTGACGATGCCGACGCGGCCATGCCGGTGGTGGCGCGTGCGTTCCAGGGCTATCGGTTGTTGCAGGAATACTTCGCCCTGCCCCACCGCTTCCTGTTCGTTGAATTCGCCGAACTGAGCCGTGCGGTCAAACGCTGCGACGGCCAAGAGCTGGAATTGATCGTGCTGTTCGACCGTCACGAACCGAGCCTGGAGGGCAGCGTCGGCGCGGCGCAGTTCCTGCCGTTTTGCACGCCGGCGATCAACCTGTTCCCCAAACGCGTGGACCGCATCCACCTGTCCGACCGGGTCAACGAACACCATGTGATCGCCGACCGCACGCGGCCGATGGATTTCGAGATTCATTCGTTGAGCGGCATCACCGGCCATGGCACCGGGCCAGAGCAGCCATTTTTGCCGTTTTACGCGGTGCGCGATCCCTCCCGCTACGGCCGCGACCAAGCCTATTACACGGTGCGCCGCGAACCGCGTGTGCTGTCCAGCGACCAGCGCCGCAACGGCCCGCGTTCCACCTATGTGGGCAGCGAAACCTTCGTCAGCCTGGTGGACAGCCGGCAAGCACCGTACCGCCATGATCTGCGCCAGTTGGGTGTGACCGCACTGTGCACCAACCGCGACCTGCCGCTGTTCATGAGCGTGGGCAACGGCAAGACCGATTTCACCCTGGCCGACAGCGCCCCAGTGCTCTCGGTGCGGTGCGTCGCAGGTCCCAGCCGCCCGCGCCCCAGCCATGCCCACGATGCCAAGGCCTGGCGGCTGATCAGCCAGTTGTCGCTCAACTACCTTTCCTTAAGCGAACAGGGCCAGGGCGCCGGTGCCTTGCGTGAGCTGTTGCGCCTGTACGGCGACAGCAACGACGCCGCCCTGCAATTGCAGATCGAAGGCTTGCGCGACGTCAGCAGCAAGGCGGTGACCCGACGCCTGCCAATGCCGGGCCCGATTGTGTTTGGCCGCGGGTTAGAGATCACCCTGGAATTCGATGAAAACGCGTTTCGCGGCACCGGCGTGTTCCTGCTTGGTGCGGTGCTGGAACGCTTCCTGGCACGCTACGTGTCGATCAACAGTTTTACCGAGACGGTGATCCGTACCACCGAACGCGGCGAGATCATGCGATGGAAAGCCAAGCCCGGACGTCGTCCGACCCTGTGA
- the tssG gene encoding type VI secretion system baseplate subunit TssG — protein sequence MESQARTSSDPVSTLDAMHQEPWEYDFFQALRRIECESPDLPRLGHSLRLADDPLRLGQRADCTFAPATLASVDPGGDGKPARLEQFFFGLGGPNGPLPLHITEYVRERQRNNADSTSKQFLDVFHHRLLTLFYRAWAEARPTVSHDRPDDDYWSARLAALSGRGMPSLLNQGLIPDTAKLHYSGHLSAQTRYPDGLKAILSEYFSLPVEIEEYVGQWLELPELSRVGVSANRLGVDFCLGSHVWDRQHKFRIRLGPLKLDDYMGMLPGHQPFNELVAWVAEYLGHELDWDLNLVLQQPEVPALQLNGQFRLGFNTWLGQPAHDANDLILARHYADHATTSRNPEHG from the coding sequence ATGGAAAGCCAAGCCCGGACGTCGTCCGACCCTGTGAGTACCCTGGACGCGATGCACCAGGAGCCCTGGGAATATGACTTCTTCCAGGCGCTGCGGCGTATCGAGTGCGAATCGCCGGACCTGCCGCGCCTGGGCCATTCTCTGCGCCTGGCGGATGACCCGCTGCGCCTGGGCCAACGGGCCGATTGCACCTTCGCCCCGGCCACACTGGCCTCGGTCGACCCCGGCGGTGACGGCAAGCCGGCGCGGCTGGAGCAGTTCTTCTTCGGCCTCGGCGGCCCCAACGGCCCGCTGCCGCTGCATATCACCGAGTACGTGCGCGAGCGCCAGCGCAACAATGCCGACAGCACCAGCAAACAGTTCCTGGATGTGTTCCACCATCGCCTGCTGACCCTGTTCTACCGGGCCTGGGCCGAGGCACGCCCGACGGTCAGCCATGACCGCCCGGATGATGACTACTGGTCCGCACGCCTCGCCGCCTTGAGTGGCCGAGGCATGCCGAGCTTGCTCAACCAGGGCTTGATCCCCGACACGGCGAAGCTGCATTACAGCGGCCACCTGTCGGCGCAGACCCGTTACCCGGATGGCTTGAAGGCCATCCTCAGCGAGTACTTCAGCTTGCCGGTGGAAATCGAAGAATACGTCGGCCAGTGGCTGGAATTGCCCGAACTCAGCCGCGTCGGCGTCAGCGCCAACCGGCTCGGCGTGGATTTTTGCCTGGGCAGCCATGTGTGGGACCGCCAGCACAAATTCCGCATTCGCCTCGGGCCGCTGAAACTCGACGATTACATGGGCATGCTGCCCGGCCACCAGCCGTTCAACGAGCTGGTGGCGTGGGTCGCCGAGTACCTGGGCCATGAACTGGACTGGGACTTGAACCTGGTTCTGCAACAACCCGAAGTCCCGGCGCTGCAACTCAACGGCCAGTTCCGCCTGGGCTTCAACACCTGGCTCGGCCAACCTGCGCATGACGCCAACGACCTAATCCTGGCACGGCATTACGCCGATCACGCCACCACCTCAAGGAATCCAGAGCATGGGTGA
- the tssH gene encoding type VI secretion system ATPase TssH — protein sequence MGEISRAALFGKLNSVAYKAIEAATVFCKLRGNPYVELAHWFHQLLQLQDSDLHRIIRQFNVEPARLARDLTEALDRLPRGSTSITDLSSHVEEAVERGWVYGSLMFGESQVRTGYLVLGILKTPSLRHALLGLSAEFDKIKPEALSERFDEYVGDSPENALGASDGFNAGVPGEASGAMAPSAMGKQEALKRFTVDLTEQARSGKLDPIVGRDEEIRQLVDILMRRRQNNPILTGEAGVGKTAVVEGFALRIVAGDVPPALKDVELRSLDVGLLQAGASMKGEFEQRLRQVIEDVQASAKPIILFIDEAHTLVGAGGAAGTGDAANLLKPALARGTLRTVAATTWAEYKKHIEKDPALTRRFQVVQVAEPSEDKALLMMRGVASTMEKHHQVQILDEALEASVKLSHRYIPARQLPDKSVSLLDTACARVAISLHAVPAEVDDSRRRIEALETELQIIAREHAIGIAIGARQTNSEALLTAERERLASLESRWADEKALVDELLATRATLREKIGEVDSGNDELRAQLVDLQQRLSALQGETPLILPTVDYQAVASVVADWTGIPVGRMARNELETVLNLDQHLKKRIIGQDHALQMIAKRIQTSRAGLDNPSKPIGVFMLAGTSGVGKTETALALAEAMYGGEQNVITINMSEFQEAHTVSTLKGAPPGYIGYGEGGVLTEAVRRKPYSVVLLDEVEKAHPDVHEIFFQVFDKGVMEDGEGRVIDFKNTLILLTTNAGTELISRVCKDPANIPEPEEIAKALRQPLLEIFPPALLGRLVTIPYYPLSDEMLKAITRLQLNRIKKRVENTHKVAFDYDDAVVDLIVSRCTETESGGRMIDTILTNSLLPDMSREFLTRMLEGKALAGVRISSRDNELHYDFSD from the coding sequence ATGGGTGAAATCAGTCGCGCCGCACTGTTCGGCAAACTCAACAGCGTGGCCTACAAGGCCATCGAAGCCGCCACCGTGTTCTGCAAACTGCGGGGCAACCCGTATGTGGAACTGGCCCACTGGTTTCACCAGTTGCTGCAACTGCAGGATTCGGACCTGCACCGCATCATCCGCCAGTTCAACGTGGAGCCGGCGCGCCTGGCCCGCGACCTCACCGAAGCCCTGGACCGCCTGCCGCGTGGCTCGACCTCGATCACTGACCTGTCGTCCCATGTGGAAGAAGCCGTGGAGCGCGGTTGGGTGTACGGCAGCCTGATGTTCGGCGAAAGCCAGGTGCGCACCGGTTACCTGGTGCTGGGCATCCTGAAAACCCCGAGCCTGCGCCATGCGTTGCTGGGCTTATCGGCCGAGTTCGACAAGATCAAGCCCGAGGCCTTGAGCGAGCGTTTTGATGAATACGTCGGCGACTCGCCTGAGAATGCCCTCGGCGCCAGCGATGGTTTCAATGCCGGTGTTCCCGGCGAAGCCAGCGGCGCCATGGCCCCCAGCGCGATGGGCAAGCAGGAAGCGCTCAAGCGGTTTACCGTCGACCTGACCGAACAGGCGCGCAGCGGCAAGCTCGACCCGATCGTGGGGCGCGATGAAGAGATTCGCCAACTGGTGGATATCCTCATGCGTCGGCGCCAGAACAACCCGATCCTCACCGGTGAAGCCGGGGTGGGCAAGACAGCCGTGGTCGAAGGTTTCGCCCTGCGCATCGTCGCCGGCGATGTACCGCCGGCGCTCAAGGACGTGGAACTGCGCAGCCTCGACGTGGGCTTGCTGCAAGCCGGCGCGAGCATGAAAGGCGAGTTCGAACAGCGCCTGCGCCAAGTCATCGAAGACGTGCAGGCCTCGGCCAAGCCAATCATCCTGTTTATCGACGAGGCTCACACCCTGGTCGGTGCCGGTGGCGCGGCCGGCACGGGCGATGCGGCCAACCTGCTCAAGCCTGCCTTGGCCCGTGGCACCTTGCGTACCGTGGCCGCCACGACCTGGGCCGAGTACAAGAAGCACATCGAAAAAGACCCGGCCCTGACCCGCCGCTTCCAGGTGGTGCAAGTTGCCGAGCCGTCGGAAGACAAAGCGCTGCTGATGATGCGCGGCGTGGCCTCGACCATGGAGAAACACCATCAGGTGCAGATTCTCGATGAAGCCCTGGAAGCCTCGGTGAAGCTGTCCCACCGCTACATCCCCGCGCGCCAGTTGCCAGACAAATCCGTGAGCCTGCTGGACACTGCCTGCGCCCGCGTCGCCATCAGCCTGCACGCGGTGCCTGCCGAAGTGGACGACAGCCGTCGCCGTATCGAAGCGCTGGAAACCGAACTGCAAATCATCGCCCGGGAACATGCGATCGGCATTGCGATTGGCGCGCGTCAAACCAACAGCGAAGCGCTGCTGACGGCCGAGCGTGAGCGCCTGGCCAGCCTGGAAAGCCGTTGGGCCGACGAGAAAGCCTTGGTGGATGAGCTGCTCGCCACCCGCGCAACGCTGCGTGAAAAAATCGGCGAAGTCGACAGCGGCAACGACGAATTGCGCGCCCAACTGGTGGACCTGCAACAGCGCCTCAGCGCCCTGCAAGGCGAAACCCCGTTGATCCTGCCCACCGTGGATTACCAGGCCGTGGCCTCGGTGGTCGCCGACTGGACCGGTATTCCGGTGGGCCGCATGGCGCGCAACGAACTGGAAACCGTACTCAACCTCGACCAGCACCTCAAGAAACGCATCATCGGCCAGGACCACGCCCTGCAGATGATCGCCAAGCGCATCCAGACCTCCCGCGCCGGCCTCGACAACCCGAGCAAGCCGATTGGCGTGTTCATGCTGGCAGGCACCTCGGGTGTGGGCAAGACCGAAACCGCCCTGGCCCTGGCCGAAGCCATGTACGGCGGCGAGCAGAATGTGATCACCATCAACATGAGCGAATTCCAGGAAGCCCACACGGTTTCCACCCTCAAAGGTGCGCCACCGGGCTATATCGGCTATGGCGAAGGCGGCGTGCTGACTGAAGCGGTGCGGCGCAAACCCTACAGCGTGGTGCTGCTGGACGAGGTGGAAAAAGCCCACCCGGATGTGCATGAAATCTTCTTCCAGGTGTTCGACAAGGGCGTGATGGAAGACGGCGAAGGCCGGGTGATCGACTTCAAGAACACCTTGATCCTGCTGACCACCAATGCCGGTACCGAGCTGATTTCCCGCGTCTGCAAAGACCCGGCGAACATCCCCGAGCCCGAGGAAATCGCCAAGGCCCTGCGCCAGCCGCTGCTGGAGATTTTCCCACCCGCGCTGCTCGGCCGCCTGGTAACCATTCCCTATTACCCGCTGAGCGACGAGATGCTCAAGGCGATCACTCGCCTGCAACTGAACCGCATCAAGAAGCGCGTGGAGAATACCCACAAGGTCGCCTTCGACTACGACGACGCGGTGGTCGACCTGATCGTCTCACGCTGCACCGAAACCGAAAGCGGCGGGCGCATGATCGACACCATCCTGACCAACAGCCTGCTGCCGGACATGAGCCGTGAATTCCTCACGCGCATGCTCGAAGGCAAGGCGCTGGCGGGGGTGCGCATCAGCAGCCGGGATAATGAATTGCACTACGACTTCAGCGATTGA
- a CDS encoding type VI secretion system Vgr family protein, with product MLFNQASRLAKITSPLGPDVLLLNEMGGGEELGRLFNYELQLTSLDANIDLNQLLGKPMSVGLQLADGGERHFHGIVARCSQNIDQGQFASYQVTLRPWLWLLSRTSDCRIFQNLSIPQIIKQVFRDLGFSDFEDALSRPYREWEYCVQYRETSFDFVSRLMEQEGIYYFFRHEQDRHVLVLADAYGAHTTVPGYASIPYYPKDEQQRERDHMHNWHLAQEVQPGSLELNDYDFQRPSASIDVRSAMPRPHTAGDYPLYDYPGTYVQSADGEHYARTRIEALQTLHEQIEFAGNARGLGSGHLFSLTGFSRQDQNREYLIVGCRYYIVQESLESGGGAGGAQFESSLTCIDAQQSFRPLASTHRPVVKGPQTALVVGPKGEEIWTDQYGRVKVHFYWDRHDQSNENSSCWIRVSQSWAGKNWGSMQIPRIGQEVIVSFLEGDPDRPIITGRVYNAEQTVPYDLPENATQSGMKSRSSKGGTPANFNEIRMEDKKGLEQLYIHAERNQDIVVEVDESHSVGHDRNKSIGHDEVVTIGNDRVRAVKHDDMLMVGFSKTDAISKSYLIEVGENLRLVCGKSVLELNASGQINLTGVQINVYSEGSSEINTGGKLHLNIGGKGGTTPMGQGVKGDIDAAVNSMFPKPSSGQ from the coding sequence ATGCTATTCAACCAAGCCTCACGCCTGGCCAAAATCACCAGCCCTCTCGGGCCGGATGTGCTGCTGCTCAATGAAATGGGTGGCGGTGAAGAGTTAGGAAGGCTGTTCAACTATGAGCTGCAACTGACGTCCCTGGACGCCAACATCGACCTCAACCAGTTGCTGGGCAAGCCAATGAGTGTCGGCCTGCAACTGGCCGACGGTGGCGAGCGGCACTTTCACGGCATCGTCGCGCGCTGCAGCCAGAACATCGATCAGGGCCAGTTCGCCAGTTACCAGGTGACGCTGCGCCCCTGGCTGTGGCTGCTCAGCCGCACCTCCGACTGCCGGATTTTTCAGAACCTGAGCATCCCGCAGATCATCAAGCAGGTGTTCCGCGACCTGGGTTTTTCCGACTTCGAAGATGCCCTGAGCCGGCCGTATCGCGAGTGGGAATACTGCGTGCAGTACCGCGAGACCAGCTTCGATTTTGTCAGCCGCCTGATGGAACAGGAAGGCATCTACTACTTCTTCCGCCACGAGCAGGACCGTCACGTGCTGGTGCTGGCCGACGCCTACGGCGCCCACACCACGGTGCCCGGCTACGCGTCGATCCCGTATTACCCCAAGGACGAGCAGCAGCGCGAACGCGACCATATGCATAACTGGCACCTGGCGCAGGAAGTGCAGCCGGGTTCGCTGGAGCTCAACGACTACGATTTCCAGCGCCCCAGCGCCAGCATCGACGTGCGCTCAGCCATGCCGCGCCCGCACACCGCCGGCGACTATCCGCTGTACGACTATCCCGGCACCTACGTGCAGAGCGCCGACGGCGAACACTACGCGCGCACCCGCATCGAAGCCCTGCAAACCCTGCATGAACAGATCGAGTTCGCCGGTAATGCCCGTGGCCTGGGTTCGGGCCACTTGTTCAGCCTCACCGGCTTCAGCCGCCAGGACCAGAACCGCGAATACCTGATCGTCGGCTGTCGCTACTACATCGTTCAGGAAAGCCTGGAAAGCGGCGGCGGCGCAGGCGGCGCGCAGTTCGAAAGCAGCCTCACCTGCATCGACGCCCAGCAGAGCTTTCGCCCGTTGGCCAGCACCCACCGCCCCGTCGTCAAAGGCCCGCAGACCGCGCTGGTGGTGGGCCCCAAGGGCGAGGAAATCTGGACCGACCAATACGGCCGCGTGAAGGTGCACTTCTACTGGGACCGCCACGACCAGTCCAACGAGAACAGCTCGTGCTGGATCCGCGTATCGCAATCCTGGGCCGGCAAGAACTGGGGCTCGATGCAGATCCCACGGATCGGCCAGGAAGTGATCGTCAGCTTCCTCGAAGGCGACCCGGACCGACCGATCATCACCGGGCGCGTGTACAACGCTGAGCAAACCGTACCTTACGACCTGCCGGAAAACGCCACCCAGAGCGGCATGAAAAGCCGCTCCAGCAAAGGCGGCACGCCGGCCAACTTCAATGAAATCCGCATGGAGGACAAGAAGGGGCTGGAGCAGCTGTACATCCATGCCGAGCGTAACCAGGACATTGTGGTGGAGGTGGATGAGAGCCATTCGGTGGGGCATGACCGGAATAAGAGTATTGGGCATGACGAGGTGGTGACCATCGGCAACGACCGTGTACGCGCAGTCAAGCACGACGACATGCTCATGGTGGGGTTCAGCAAGACAGACGCCATCAGTAAAAGCTACCTGATCGAAGTGGGCGAAAACCTGCGTTTGGTCTGTGGCAAAAGCGTGCTGGAGCTCAATGCCAGCGGGCAGATCAACCTCACTGGTGTTCAGATCAATGTGTACTCCGAAGGCAGCTCTGAAATTAATACAGGGGGCAAACTGCACCTGAATATTGGCGGTAAAGGCGGTACAACCCCCATGGGCCAAGGGGTCAAGGGCGACATCGACGCTGCCGTCAATTCCATGTTCCCCAAGCCGTCTTCCGGCCAATAA
- a CDS encoding DcrB-related protein — translation MTYRLNEFQFTLPSDEVQDASINILKFAALGTSLIVSRSLLSDGETLQSNFEEQLTKLQKQVQDLRYQPAQAVRVGAAQDIDAIEVHNQFSKGAERIHQYQLALVIPGTRQMLALSYVKAQPLGDAENAHWATIKQTLLLNPQP, via the coding sequence ATGACTTATCGACTCAATGAATTTCAATTCACCCTGCCCAGCGATGAGGTTCAGGATGCTTCCATCAATATTCTGAAGTTTGCCGCCCTGGGTACGTCATTGATCGTCAGCCGCAGCCTTCTCAGCGATGGCGAAACACTGCAGAGCAACTTCGAGGAACAACTGACCAAGCTGCAGAAACAAGTGCAAGACCTGCGCTACCAACCCGCCCAGGCCGTGCGAGTGGGCGCAGCGCAGGATATCGACGCCATCGAAGTGCATAACCAGTTCAGCAAAGGTGCCGAGCGCATACATCAGTATCAGTTGGCGCTAGTGATACCGGGTACCCGGCAAATGCTTGCTCTGAGCTATGTCAAAGCCCAGCCCCTGGGCGACGCTGAAAATGCGCACTGGGCGACTATCAAACAAACCCTGTTGCTGAATCCGCAGCCTTGA